The following coding sequences are from one Streptomyces sp. V3I7 window:
- a CDS encoding helix-turn-helix transcriptional regulator has protein sequence MRLHFTPADLRRVTLIAPDALQEVTLSVRRLRARPTSGHGTRHGLEQWHRRTRAGARDRAGILLDLVPQEKFLPDFLFQLADAFDTGVERAVQTPTEQLAADIGELAAHLRPNRRVRELAEGTSGARQGLAADLRRYFDSCLAELWPQVLAGAAADRALRAETLLRGGVDGLLATLGTRWRWEPPVLHIPWPGPHDIEVPLCGRGLVLLPSYFGGPGLMYRTEEPAVLIYPMHAGDPSAGGADALGPLLGRTRATVLAALRHPATTTTVAERVGVSLPSASQHTTVLRNAGLITTTRTGSAVLHALSPLGEALLNGDTGIR, from the coding sequence ATGCGCCTCCATTTCACCCCGGCCGACCTGCGCAGGGTCACGCTCATCGCCCCCGACGCGTTACAGGAGGTCACGCTCAGCGTGCGCCGCCTGCGCGCCCGGCCGACCAGCGGGCACGGGACGCGCCACGGCCTGGAACAGTGGCACCGGCGAACCCGCGCCGGCGCGAGGGACCGGGCCGGCATCCTCCTGGACCTGGTCCCGCAGGAGAAGTTCCTGCCCGACTTCCTGTTCCAGCTGGCGGACGCCTTCGACACCGGCGTGGAACGGGCCGTACAGACGCCCACCGAGCAACTTGCGGCGGACATCGGCGAGTTGGCCGCTCATCTGCGCCCCAACCGGCGGGTGCGGGAACTGGCCGAGGGTACGTCGGGGGCACGTCAGGGGCTGGCCGCGGACCTGCGGCGCTACTTCGACTCCTGTCTGGCCGAGTTGTGGCCGCAGGTCCTGGCCGGCGCCGCGGCGGACCGGGCGCTGCGGGCCGAGACGCTGCTGCGCGGCGGCGTCGACGGCCTCCTGGCCACGCTCGGCACCCGCTGGCGCTGGGAGCCGCCCGTCCTGCACATACCGTGGCCCGGCCCGCACGACATCGAGGTGCCGCTCTGCGGCCGGGGCCTGGTGCTCCTGCCCTCGTACTTCGGCGGTCCCGGGCTGATGTACCGGACCGAGGAGCCGGCCGTGCTGATCTACCCCATGCACGCCGGAGATCCGTCCGCCGGGGGCGCGGACGCCCTCGGCCCGCTGCTCGGCCGTACCCGCGCGACCGTCCTGGCCGCCCTACGTCACCCGGCCACCACCACCACGGTCGCCGAGCGCGTCGGCGTCTCCCTGCCGTCCGCCAGCCAGCACACCACCGTTCTGCGCAACGCCGGCCTGATCACGACCACCCGCACCGGCAGTGCCGTCCTGCACGCGCTCAGCCCCCTGGGAGAGGCCCTCCTCAACGGCGACACGGGGATCCGCTGA
- a CDS encoding SRPBCC family protein, with protein MELHHEFTVPVPVEDAWRALLDIERVVRCLPGATVEEYDGETVTASVEVEVGPITVNYRGAAVFQEQDDSAHRMVLVAGARETRGQDTARATVTSTLTERDGATAVSVHTDLTVTSRPARFGRGDMSEAGDRLVGRFADCLARQLSERPAEPAAPPAPSPAPSAEAPAPTDEALGPIGAEEPQPFAWEEPDAFAGEEPQPVDLLRAAAVPLAKRAAGVAAALAVPAVVFWFVRRLRRPRARRAPWRR; from the coding sequence ATGGAGCTGCACCACGAGTTCACCGTCCCCGTGCCGGTCGAGGACGCCTGGCGGGCGCTCCTCGACATCGAGCGCGTCGTGCGGTGCCTGCCGGGGGCGACGGTGGAGGAGTACGACGGCGAGACCGTGACGGCCTCCGTGGAGGTCGAGGTGGGCCCGATCACCGTGAACTACCGGGGCGCCGCCGTCTTCCAGGAGCAGGACGACTCCGCGCACCGGATGGTGCTGGTCGCCGGCGCCCGGGAGACACGGGGCCAGGACACGGCGCGCGCGACGGTCACCAGCACCCTCACCGAACGCGACGGCGCGACGGCGGTGTCGGTGCACACCGACCTGACGGTGACCAGCCGTCCGGCGCGGTTCGGGCGCGGGGACATGTCGGAGGCGGGCGACCGGCTGGTGGGGCGGTTCGCGGACTGCCTGGCCCGGCAGCTGAGCGAACGCCCCGCCGAGCCGGCCGCCCCGCCGGCGCCATCCCCCGCCCCGTCAGCCGAAGCCCCCGCCCCGACGGACGAGGCCCTCGGCCCGATCGGGGCGGAGGAACCCCAGCCGTTCGCCTGGGAAGAGCCGGACGCCTTCGCCGGGGAGGAACCGCAGCCGGTCGACCTCCTGCGGGCGGCCGCGGTTCCCCTGGCCAAGCGCGCCGCGGGGGTGGCCGCGGCGCTGGCTGTGCCGGCCGTGGTGTTCTGGTTCGTACGGCGTCTCAGGCGGCCCCGGGCCCGTCGCGCGCCGTGGCGCCGGTAG
- a CDS encoding XdhC/CoxI family protein, protein MREILPALNRWYAAGVPFGLATVVAVSRSAPRGPGAAMAVGPDDEVVGSVSGGCVEGAVFELAHEVVASGEATLETFGYSDEDAFAVGLTCGGELTLLVRPVTPESDPAFGAVAASVARGEPVTVATVVEGPAPRGATLAVWPEKVSGTLGTTGLDVAATADARGELALGATGLRHYGPRGERREDAVTVFFHSFAPPPRMLVFGAIDYAAAVARIGDFLGYRVTVCDARPVFATAKRFPPGVEVVVDWPHRYLRGTDTDERAVICVLTHDPKFDVPLLEEALRRPAAYIGAMGSRRTHDERYKRLAEAGITDAELSRLRSPVGLDLGARTPEEVAVSVAAEIVALRWGGTGAPLSATAGAIHRPL, encoded by the coding sequence GTGCGTGAGATTCTGCCGGCGCTGAACCGCTGGTACGCGGCCGGCGTGCCGTTCGGGCTCGCCACGGTCGTCGCCGTCAGCCGCAGCGCGCCGCGCGGTCCCGGGGCGGCCATGGCGGTCGGTCCGGACGACGAGGTCGTGGGGAGTGTGTCCGGGGGCTGTGTGGAGGGGGCGGTGTTCGAGCTCGCGCACGAGGTCGTGGCGAGCGGCGAGGCGACGCTGGAGACCTTCGGCTACAGCGACGAGGACGCGTTCGCGGTGGGCCTCACGTGCGGGGGTGAACTCACGTTGCTGGTACGGCCGGTGACGCCCGAGTCCGATCCCGCGTTCGGCGCGGTGGCCGCATCGGTCGCGCGGGGCGAGCCGGTGACCGTGGCCACCGTGGTCGAGGGACCGGCGCCGCGGGGGGCCACGCTGGCCGTCTGGCCGGAGAAGGTGTCCGGCACGCTGGGCACGACCGGCCTGGACGTCGCGGCCACCGCTGACGCGCGCGGCGAACTGGCCCTCGGCGCCACGGGGCTCAGGCACTACGGCCCGCGCGGTGAGCGCCGCGAGGACGCTGTCACGGTCTTCTTCCACTCCTTCGCGCCGCCCCCGCGGATGCTGGTCTTCGGCGCCATCGACTACGCGGCCGCGGTCGCCCGGATCGGCGACTTCCTCGGATACCGGGTCACCGTGTGCGACGCGCGCCCGGTCTTCGCCACCGCCAAGCGCTTCCCGCCGGGGGTCGAGGTCGTCGTCGACTGGCCGCACCGCTATCTGCGGGGCACGGACACCGACGAGCGCGCGGTGATCTGCGTGCTCACCCACGACCCGAAGTTCGACGTGCCGCTGCTGGAGGAGGCGCTGCGCCGCCCGGCCGCCTACATCGGGGCGATGGGCAGCCGCCGTACGCACGACGAGCGGTACAAGCGGCTCGCCGAGGCCGGGATCACGGACGCCGAGCTGTCCCGGCTGCGCTCACCGGTCGGGCTCGACCTGGGCGCCCGTACGCCCGAGGAGGTCGCCGTGTCCGTCGCCGCCGAGATCGTCGCGCTGCGCTGGGGCGGCACCGGAGCGCCGCTCTCCGCGACCGCCGGGGCCATCCACCGGCCCCTGTGA